A region from the Algoriphagus machipongonensis genome encodes:
- a CDS encoding D-alanyl-D-alanine carboxypeptidase: MIRLSLTKKILFIFLLFCFSQFSYGQLTRDQYLKLESALGDQSFFSKHLSGFELYDLDSQTVVFERNSEQRFIPASTTKLFTLFAGVSILNDSTQTLRYTTQGDTIRIWGAGDPSWGYKELYQPEFKKFLAPFQTVIFSDANQDSPAFGYGWQWDDYYYDYSAERTSLPIFGNLVQVKRNGNRPVVSPKVFQSSVYPTQRSTRELERDFHSNRFYYNPNNFRGREEFIPFIYSPELFTQLASEATGKTWIYQSDSLPKENQVWRASPLLPILKEMMLESDNFLAEQTMLMVSDRIFQRLDTERAIEYLLKTYLFDLPDKPQWVDGSGLSRHNLMTPRTMVALFEKIYRMLPDDQLYELLPTGGVSGTIENSYQAQEPYIFAKTGTMSNNHSLVGLIKTKSGKIYCFAFMNSNYPYKASVVRREMEKVMVMIRDML; the protein is encoded by the coding sequence ATGATCAGATTGTCGTTGACTAAAAAAATCCTTTTCATATTCCTTCTCTTTTGTTTTAGCCAATTTTCTTATGGCCAACTAACTAGAGATCAATACCTCAAACTAGAGTCTGCTTTAGGAGATCAGAGTTTCTTTTCAAAACATCTTTCGGGCTTTGAACTCTATGATCTTGACAGCCAAACGGTGGTTTTTGAAAGAAACAGCGAGCAGCGATTCATCCCAGCTTCTACCACCAAGCTTTTCACTCTTTTTGCTGGAGTGTCTATCTTAAATGATTCCACTCAAACGCTCAGGTACACCACTCAGGGAGACACTATTCGAATATGGGGAGCTGGAGATCCAAGTTGGGGCTATAAAGAACTATATCAACCAGAATTCAAAAAATTTCTAGCGCCCTTTCAAACAGTGATTTTCTCAGATGCGAATCAGGATTCTCCAGCTTTTGGATATGGCTGGCAATGGGATGACTATTATTATGATTACTCAGCCGAGAGAACCTCTCTTCCCATTTTTGGAAATCTTGTACAGGTGAAGAGAAATGGAAATAGACCGGTTGTTTCTCCCAAAGTTTTTCAATCATCAGTTTACCCTACTCAAAGAAGCACACGAGAACTGGAAAGAGACTTTCATTCCAACAGGTTCTATTACAATCCAAACAACTTTCGAGGGCGAGAAGAATTTATCCCATTCATCTATAGCCCTGAATTATTTACCCAATTGGCAAGTGAAGCCACAGGGAAAACATGGATTTACCAATCCGATAGCTTACCCAAAGAAAACCAAGTTTGGAGAGCCTCTCCCCTCCTTCCAATTCTAAAAGAAATGATGTTGGAAAGCGATAATTTTTTGGCTGAACAAACGATGCTTATGGTCTCAGACCGGATTTTTCAACGTTTGGATACAGAAAGAGCCATCGAATACTTGCTAAAAACTTATCTTTTTGACCTACCAGATAAACCCCAATGGGTTGATGGTTCTGGTCTAAGTAGACATAATTTGATGACTCCAAGAACCATGGTTGCACTTTTCGAAAAGATCTATAGGATGCTTCCTGACGATCAACTCTATGAATTATTGCCCACAGGTGGAGTTTCGGGAACAATTGAAAATAGCTATCAAGCTCAGGAACCTTACATTTTTGCCAAAACCGGAACCATGAGTAATAACCATAGTTTAGTAGGCTTAATCAAAACCAAAAGTGGAAAAATCTATTGCTTTGCTTTTATGAACTCTAACTACCCGTACAAGGCTTCTGTAGTTCGTAGAGAAATGGAAAAAGTGATGGTAATGATAAGGGATATGTTGTAA
- a CDS encoding GH3 family domain-containing protein — protein sequence MAIISTLLKRGIRLRESLEQEYSSPLELQKDTLKKLLIKARHTEIASKYDFSAILRGFKLGDNEFYNRYKTQVPIYDYNKIHAEWWYLLQEGRSNVTWPGEVRYFALSSGTSGATSKFIPITTDMVRAIRKTGVRQILSLSKYELPGSLFTKGILMLGGSTDLEFNGTYFSGDLSGITTGRLPIWFQRFYKPGKKISRNKNWSEKLDQIVKNAPKWDIGIIVGVPAWLQILIEKIIEEYQVDNIHEIWPNLKIFVHGGVSFEPYKKGFEKLLGKPMIYIETYLASEGFLAFQALPNRKSMRLVLNNGIFHEFVPFKDENFDEEGNIKDNAQTLKIDEIQEGVDYALLISTCAGAWRYLIGDVVRFVSKEESEIIITGRTKHYLSLCGEHLSVDNMNKGVELAAEDLNVNVREFTVLGVPYGSLFAHYWFIGSDEKIDEDLFKEKLDQHLKELNDDYAVERKHALKQVKLKVLPAAEFYGWMKSIGKEGGQNKFPRVLKGERSQSWLDYLKEKGFEV from the coding sequence ATGGCGATCATCAGTACTTTACTAAAAAGAGGCATCAGATTAAGAGAAAGTTTGGAGCAGGAATATTCCTCCCCATTAGAACTTCAAAAAGACACTCTTAAAAAACTCTTAATTAAAGCTCGGCATACAGAGATTGCATCAAAATATGATTTCTCGGCTATACTTAGAGGCTTTAAACTTGGAGATAATGAGTTTTACAATCGATACAAAACTCAAGTTCCTATTTATGATTACAATAAAATACATGCTGAATGGTGGTATTTGTTGCAGGAAGGAAGATCCAATGTGACCTGGCCTGGTGAAGTTAGGTACTTTGCACTTAGCAGTGGGACTTCGGGAGCTACCTCAAAATTTATCCCTATCACGACTGATATGGTAAGAGCGATCAGGAAAACTGGTGTGAGACAAATTTTATCACTTTCTAAATATGAATTACCGGGCTCGCTTTTTACAAAGGGAATTTTAATGTTGGGAGGGAGCACAGATCTAGAATTTAATGGAACCTATTTTTCTGGAGATCTAAGCGGAATCACTACTGGGAGATTGCCTATTTGGTTCCAACGTTTTTATAAACCAGGAAAGAAGATTTCTAGAAATAAAAACTGGAGCGAAAAGCTTGATCAAATCGTAAAAAATGCTCCCAAATGGGATATTGGAATTATTGTAGGCGTTCCAGCATGGCTACAAATTTTGATTGAAAAGATCATTGAAGAATATCAGGTAGATAATATTCATGAAATTTGGCCTAACCTTAAGATTTTTGTTCATGGTGGGGTTTCCTTTGAACCTTATAAAAAGGGCTTTGAAAAACTGTTAGGAAAGCCCATGATTTACATTGAAACCTATCTTGCATCAGAGGGCTTTTTGGCATTCCAAGCATTGCCCAATAGAAAGTCAATGCGTTTAGTTTTGAATAATGGGATTTTTCATGAGTTTGTCCCCTTCAAAGATGAGAACTTTGATGAGGAAGGAAATATTAAAGACAATGCTCAAACCTTAAAAATTGATGAAATACAAGAAGGGGTAGATTATGCCCTTTTGATCAGTACCTGCGCAGGTGCTTGGAGGTATTTAATTGGTGATGTGGTCAGGTTTGTTTCAAAAGAAGAATCTGAAATTATCATCACCGGAAGGACAAAGCACTACTTAAGTCTATGTGGAGAGCATTTGTCTGTGGACAATATGAACAAAGGAGTGGAACTTGCCGCGGAAGACTTGAATGTGAATGTTCGTGAGTTTACTGTATTAGGGGTTCCCTATGGTAGTTTATTTGCACATTATTGGTTTATCGGAAGTGATGAGAAAATAGATGAAGATTTATTTAAAGAAAAATTAGATCAACATCTTAAAGAATTGAATGATGATTACGCCGTAGAAAGAAAGCATGCTTTAAAGCAGGTGAAATTGAAGGTTTTGCCTGCTGCAGAATTTTATGGCTGGATGAAATCTATTGGCAAAGAAGGAGGGCAAAATAAGTTTCCACGTGTTCTCAAAGGTGAACGCTCTCAGTCTTGGCTAGATTATTTGAAAGAAAAAGGGTTTGAGGTTTGA
- a CDS encoding DUF423 domain-containing protein, whose translation MNGRQTIMIAALSGALAVGIGAFGAHGLADILTANGRIETYETAVKYHFYHSLALLLIGTILLIKPNWKSLQFSIWSMILGILIFPGSLYALSLTGVTWWGAVTPIGGVFFIMGWLGLFYAALRNDQIVVD comes from the coding sequence ATGAATGGCAGACAAACAATAATGATCGCAGCGCTTTCTGGTGCTTTGGCAGTAGGAATTGGAGCATTTGGTGCGCATGGACTTGCCGACATACTTACAGCAAATGGCAGAATAGAGACCTATGAAACCGCTGTCAAATATCACTTTTACCATTCCTTAGCCTTATTATTGATAGGAACTATCTTATTGATAAAACCCAATTGGAAAAGCCTTCAATTTAGTATTTGGAGTATGATTTTGGGTATCCTTATTTTTCCTGGTTCACTTTATGCTTTATCCCTAACGGGCGTGACCTGGTGGGGAGCAGTTACACCTATCGGTGGTGTTTTCTTTATCATGGGTTGGCTAGGTTTATTTTATGCAGCTTTAAGAAATGATCAGATTGTCGTTGACTAA
- a CDS encoding YggS family pyridoxal phosphate-dependent enzyme has protein sequence MDIKANLENVKKTFVNPNCLLVAVSKTKPIADLKAAYATGIRDFGENKVQELQDKHPELPEDIRWHMIGHLQRNKVKYIAPYVYLIHGVDSFKLLKEINKQGAKIDRVISVLLQIHIAEEESKFGFDKAELESMFKDDHFKALTHVKIKGLMGMATFTQDQNQVRKEFKSLKGLFEELKQQELPDFVKMEELSMGMSGDYLIAQEEGSTMVRIGSAIFGARDYNH, from the coding sequence ATGGACATTAAAGCCAATCTCGAAAACGTAAAAAAAACTTTCGTCAACCCAAACTGTTTGTTGGTTGCTGTAAGCAAAACCAAACCAATAGCGGACCTGAAAGCTGCCTATGCTACCGGAATTCGCGATTTTGGTGAAAACAAAGTGCAAGAACTGCAGGATAAACATCCGGAATTACCAGAAGATATCCGTTGGCATATGATTGGACATTTACAGAGAAATAAGGTTAAATACATAGCTCCCTATGTGTATTTGATCCATGGAGTTGACTCATTTAAGCTGCTTAAGGAGATTAATAAACAAGGGGCGAAAATAGATCGAGTGATTTCAGTCTTACTACAAATTCATATTGCTGAAGAAGAAAGCAAATTTGGTTTTGATAAAGCTGAGCTGGAATCCATGTTTAAAGACGATCATTTTAAAGCTTTGACTCATGTCAAAATAAAAGGTCTCATGGGAATGGCCACTTTTACCCAAGATCAAAACCAAGTGAGAAAAGAATTCAAAAGTCTAAAAGGACTTTTCGAAGAATTAAAACAACAAGAGCTTCCAGACTTTGTTAAGATGGAAGAACTATCCATGGGAATGAGCGGAGATTACCTGATCGCACAAGAGGAAGGAAGTACCATGGTGAGGATAGGTTCAGCGATTTTTGGAGCAAGAGATTACAATCACTAA